Within the Rickettsia rickettsii genome, the region TTAGTATAATCTTTTTTGTCGGCTCTATTACAAATTTAGTAAATTCCTCTTCTGCAAGTACTCCTGACCATGAATCAAAAAGCTTTAAAACATCTGCTCCAGATTTTGCTTGATTTATAAGATGATCAGCTGTTTTTTCCGTAATAAAATTTAATAATTCTTCAGCAAGTATTTTATTTTCATATATGAATTTTTTGCTCGTTTTAAAATCCTGTTTTCCTTTTCCTTCTAACATGTAACTCATCACTGTCCAAGGACTACCTGCAAATCCTATTAAAGAAATGGGGGATGGTAATTCTTTTTTTACTTTTTTTATTATTTCATAAACCTTTTCTAATTTATAATTCGGATTGATTTGCAGATATTTAAAATCTTCTTGTGATTTGAATTGCTTTAATATAGGCCCTATATTTTCTTTAAAATCCACTTCCCATCCAAGAGCATGAGGTAAAACTAATATATCGGAAAAAATAATAGCTGCATCAAATCCATAACGTTTTATCGGTTGTAAGGTTACTTCTGTTGCTTTGCTAACATCATAACAAAAATCTAGAAAATTTTTTGTTGTTTCTCTTACTTTTTTATATTCCGGCAAATATCTACCTGCTTGACGCATAAACCAAATAGGTACTTTATCATTATTTCCTTTTAATGGATTTATAATTTGCTTCATGCTATTACTAAAAATATTAAAATAATAAATATATTTATTATTTGTTGTTTATATAAATAGAATTATGTAGATTAAATGTTTTAAACAGAGTTATCAACAAAATTTTCATTAAAATTTTCTTAAAAATATAGGTATTTTTAATTATTATTCACATAAGTTTGTAATGAATTTATACAAGTGGATAATTAAGTGTAAAATTCATTTATAGCTTAGAAAAGACTAT harbors:
- the hemE gene encoding uroporphyrinogen decarboxylase, with translation MKQIINPLKGNNDKVPIWFMRQAGRYLPEYKKVRETTKNFLDFCYDVSKATEVTLQPIKRYGFDAAIIFSDILVLPHALGWEVDFKENIGPILKQFKSQEDFKYLQINPNYKLEKVYEIIKKVKKELPSPISLIGFAGSPWTVMSYMLEGKGKQDFKTSKKFIYENKILAEELLNFITEKTADHLINQAKSGADVLKLFDSWSGVLAEEEFTKFVIEPTKKIILKVKEVFPKTPIIAFPKGAGLLYEKFIKEVPIDVLAVDQMVPLEKMKEWSDKVIVQGNLDPVVLLTNKEIIKEKTYKILQAMKGKNFIFNLGHGILPETPTENVEFLTEYVRLYEEKNSNSTF